From one Candidatus Cetobacterium colombiensis genomic stretch:
- a CDS encoding phospho-sugar mutase, with translation MEKFVLENYNKWLTSDYIDLKDREELENIKTNEKEIEDRFYTNLSFGTGGMRGVRGVGTNRINKYTIRKATQGLANYILEVAGDKGKEMGVAIAYDCRIGSEEYALNSALVLAGNGIKAYLFKSLRSTPELSFAVRELKCISGIVVTASHNPQEYNGYKVYWNDGCQIIEPQASGIVNSVNDVTSFDQIHIITKEEAIEKGLLEYISEDIDTDFIEAVKRQIIHHDIPGKEDFKIVYSPLHGTGGRPVKRVFNETGFKSVYIVAEQEQPDGNFPTCSYANPEDPAVFKLSIELAEKVGATICMANDPDADRIGVAVKDENGEWIYPNGNQIGLLLMNYILENKKDIPKNAAVVSTVVSTPMLDVVAKEKNVEIFRTLTGFKFIGEKIREFEEGKYDATFLMGFEESYGYLVGTHARDKDAVVSTLLIAEMAAYYNSISTSIPKELEKLYNKFGFYREGIIAVTKKGKDGVEAISKIMSNLRNNVTDSLIGKKVISKRDFSLGYNGLPKSDVIQFVLEDNTYITARPSGTEPKIKYYFCITEKTEASANEKLAKTMKEFEAFVD, from the coding sequence ATGGAGAAATTTGTATTAGAAAATTATAATAAGTGGTTAACATCAGATTATATTGATTTAAAGGACAGAGAAGAATTAGAAAACATTAAAACTAATGAAAAAGAGATTGAGGATAGATTTTATACAAATCTTTCATTTGGAACTGGTGGAATGAGAGGAGTTAGAGGTGTTGGTACTAATAGAATCAATAAGTATACTATTAGAAAAGCAACTCAAGGTCTTGCTAACTATATTTTAGAAGTTGCTGGAGATAAAGGGAAAGAAATGGGTGTAGCTATAGCTTATGATTGTAGAATTGGATCAGAAGAATATGCTTTAAACTCAGCTTTAGTTTTAGCTGGAAATGGTATTAAAGCATATCTTTTTAAATCTCTTAGATCAACACCTGAATTATCTTTTGCTGTGAGAGAACTAAAATGTATTTCTGGTATTGTTGTAACTGCATCTCATAATCCACAAGAATATAATGGATATAAAGTTTACTGGAACGATGGTTGTCAAATTATTGAACCTCAAGCTAGTGGAATTGTAAATAGTGTTAATGATGTAACATCATTTGACCAAATTCACATTATCACTAAAGAAGAAGCAATTGAGAAAGGACTTCTTGAATATATCTCTGAAGATATTGATACAGACTTTATTGAAGCTGTTAAAAGACAAATTATTCACCATGATATTCCTGGAAAAGAGGATTTTAAAATTGTTTATTCTCCATTACACGGAACTGGTGGAAGACCTGTTAAAAGAGTTTTCAATGAAACTGGATTCAAATCAGTCTACATTGTAGCTGAACAAGAGCAACCTGATGGTAATTTCCCTACTTGTTCGTATGCAAATCCAGAAGACCCTGCTGTATTTAAGTTAAGTATTGAATTAGCTGAAAAAGTTGGAGCTACAATTTGTATGGCAAATGATCCTGACGCTGATAGAATTGGAGTTGCTGTTAAAGATGAAAATGGAGAATGGATTTATCCTAATGGAAATCAAATAGGTTTATTATTAATGAACTATATTTTAGAAAATAAAAAAGATATTCCTAAAAATGCTGCTGTTGTTTCTACTGTTGTTTCTACTCCTATGCTAGATGTTGTTGCTAAAGAAAAAAATGTAGAAATTTTTAGAACATTAACAGGATTTAAATTCATTGGAGAAAAAATTAGAGAATTCGAAGAAGGTAAATATGATGCAACTTTCTTAATGGGATTTGAAGAATCTTATGGATACCTTGTTGGTACTCATGCAAGAGATAAAGATGCTGTTGTATCTACTTTATTAATTGCTGAAATGGCTGCTTATTATAACAGTATTAGTACATCTATACCTAAAGAATTAGAGAAATTATATAATAAATTTGGTTTCTATAGAGAAGGAATCATTGCAGTTACTAAAAAAGGAAAAGACGGTGTTGAAGCTATTAGCAAAATCATGTCTAACTTAAGAAATAATGTGACTGATTCTTTAATCGGAAAAAAAGTTATCTCTAAAAGAGATTTTAGTTTAGGTTATAATGGTCTTCCAAAATCTGATGTTATTCAGTTTGTTTTAGAAGATAATACATATATAACAGCTAGACCTTCTGGAACAGAACCAAAAATAAAATACTACTTCTGTATTACTGAAAAAACAGAAGCTAGTGCAAACGAAAAATTAGCAAAAACTATGAAAGAATTCGAGGCTTTTGTTGATTAA